A region from the Pelodiscus sinensis isolate JC-2024 chromosome 11, ASM4963464v1, whole genome shotgun sequence genome encodes:
- the LOC112543612 gene encoding solute carrier family 22 member 6-like, whose amino-acid sequence MAFGDLLEKVGSAGPFQLLCVLLLTAPALLIASHNLVQNFSAASPEHQCRPLPPGANASWVGNTTAAHEGIFLALHSARCWRLAGTPGQHPRLNSSLGRAGETEPCQDGWYYDHSTFSSTIVTEWDLVCDLGPLPALAQTLFMAGVLLGALLFGIFSDRFGRRVVLLGSLLLVAVMGTGAAFSSNFLTYCAFRLLSGVGLSGFLLNYICLSLEWVPTKSRALVVTWLSYCSTAGQVVLAGLAYGIRDWRWLQLAISTPFFVFFLCIWWIPESARWLLVNHRPAMALSTLQRVARINGKQLGRNSLSLEVLERVGGSPPKKGTCSCLDLFRTPAMRRITCCLMSVSFSTNLAYFGLSMDLQAFGLDIFLVQTFFGAIDILAKMACALALSYFGRRAVQASSLILAGTFLLGNIPVPREMLMVRLTLVVLGKGCLAASSVCSYLYGGELFPTAVRQTGTGFTTVVARLAGMVAPVVLVAGQQFPFLPLVIFGVAPIVSGVAACFLPEMHNVPLLDSIEEVEARARRKGEEAPVEENMDHIVHSTRI is encoded by the exons ATGGCCTTTGGTGACctcctggagaaggtgggcagtgcaggtcccttccagctcctcTGTGTCCTGCTGCTCACCGCGCCTGCCCTCCTCATCGCCAGCCACAACCTGGTGCAGAACTTCAGTGCTGCCTCCCCTGAACACCAGTGCCGCCCCCTGCCACCAGGCGCCAACGCCAGCTGGGTGGGCAACACCACTGCAGCTCATGAGGGGATCTTCCTGGCTCTGCACTCGGCGCGGTGCTGGCGCTTGGCAGGCACCCCTGGGCAGCATCCAAGACTCAACAGCTCGCTGGGCAGAGCAGGAGAGACAGAGCCCTGCCAGGACGGGTGGTACTACGATCACAGCACCTTCTCCTCCACCATCGTCACGGAG TGGGATCTGGTGTGTGATCTgggccccctcccagcactggcgcAGACGCTGTTCATGGCAGGGGTGCTGCTTGGAGCCCTCCTCTTCGGCATCTTCTCAGACAG GTTTGGGCGGCGGGTCGTCCTGCTAGGTTCTCTGCTGTTGGTGGCTGTCATGGGAACTGGTGCTGCTTTCTCGTCAAACTTCCTCACCTACTGCGCTTTCCGCCTGCTGAGCGGGGTTGGCCTGTCAGGCTTCCTCCTCAACTACATCTGCCTCA gtcTGGAATGGGTCCCCACCAAGTCCCGCGCCTTGGTGGTGACATGGCTGAGTTACTGCAGCACGGCAGGCCAGGTGGTACTGGCCGGCCTGGCCTACGGCATCCGGGATTGGCGCTGGCTGCAGCTGGCCATTTCCACCCCTTTCTTCGTCTTCTTCCTCTGCATCTG GTGGATCCCAGAGTCTGCGCGCTGGCTCCTCGTCAACCACAGGCCTGCGATGGCGCTGAGCACTCTGCAACGGGTGGCCCGCATCAATGGGAAACAGCTGGGTAGGAACAGCCTCTCCCTGGAG GTGCTGGAGAGAGTGGGGGGCAGCCCACCCAAGAAAGGCACTTGCTCTTGCCTGGACCTGTTCCGCACGCCGGCCATGAGACGCATCACCTGCTGCCTTATGAGTGTCAG cttcTCCACCAACTTGGCCTACTTTGGGCTCTCCATGGACTTGCAGGCCTTTGGCCTGGACATCTTCTTGGTGCAGACGTTCTTTGGAGCCATTGACATCCTGGCCAAGATGGCCTGTGCCCTGGCACTGAGCTACTTTGGGCGCCGAGCTGTCCAGGCCAGCTCCCTCatcctggctggcaccttcctgcTGGGGAACATCCCTGTGCCCAGAG agATGCTGATGGTGCGACTGACTCTTGTGGTGCTGGGAAAAGGATGCTTGGCTGCCTCCTCCGTCTGCTCCTATCTGTATGGAGGAGAGCTCTTTCCAACTGCTGTCAG GCAGACAGGCACTGGCTTCACCACCGTGGTGGCTCGTCTGGCTGGCATGGTGGCCCCAGTGGTGCTGGTGGCCGGGCAGCAATTTCCTTTCCTGCCGCTGGTGATATTCGGGGTGGCTCCCATCGTCTCCGGTGTCGCTGCCTGCTTCCTGCCAGAGATGCACAATGTCCCCCTGCTGGACAGCATAGAAGAGGTGGAGGCCAG AGCAAGGCGGAAAGGTGAGGAGGCGCCTGTTGAGGAGAACATGGATCACATTGTCCACTCAACCAGGATCTga
- the LOC102461765 gene encoding solute carrier family 22 member 6-B, whose protein sequence is MASTASGVHLEKEQGMGFFQTLLVTLVSLPLLMAASHNFLQNFTAAVPRHWCHIPAGANDTTEVTGDLLKFYVPMDSNQEPERCLQFSTPQWQLLAPNSTNTTESCLDGWAYDKSIFSSTIITEWHLVCARHALKDFAQSIYMAGVLLGALVYGGLADRLGRRTLLLWSLLQVGVMGTSAAFAPNLAAYCTFRFFSGMGTSGFTLNGISLTMEWIPTQFRAMVAAILSCSLTLGQMFLAGLAYAIRDWRQLQLASSVPFFLFFFYSWWIPESARWLIVNRRLEIALRNLRRVAWINGKKLDGEGISLEALRLEMQQEEESSGPSRRSALELFRTVPMRVVTCCLMLVWFANSFSFYHLALDLQRFTGISIFLVQLIFGAVDIPFRMLVAVATNRLGRRLTLATCLSLGGLFILASIPVSQDMEVLLLTLTVLGKGLFSSCSSCSYLYTAELYPTIIRQTGLGVTNMMARLGAVAAPMVQMTQAFVSFLPHVLFGAVPITAGILVNCLPETLGVPLADTMVQVEERARKKKSKKEELKKEARETKKTKF, encoded by the exons ATGGCCTCCACGGCCTCTGGAGTCCATCTGGAGAAGGAGCAAGGCATGGGCTTCTTCCAAACCCTCCTTGTcaccctggtctccctcccactcctcatGGCAGCCTCTCATAACTTCCTGCAGAACTTCACAGCTGCTGTTCCCAGGCACTGGTGCCACATCCCAGCGGGAGCCAATGACACTACGGAGGTGACTGGAGATCTGCTGAAGTTCTACGTTCCTATGGACAGCAACCAGGAGCCAGAGAGGTGCTTGCAGTTCAGCACCCCACagtggcagctcctggcccccaatAGCACCAACACCACTGAGTCCTGCCTGGATGGCTGGGCATATGACAAGAGCATCTTCAGCTCTACCATCATCACTGAG TGGCATCTGGTCTGTGCCCGACATGCCCTCAAAGATTTTGCCCAGTCCATCTACATggcaggggtgctgctgggagcaCTGGTCTATGGAGGCCTGGCAGACAG GCTGGGGCGCCGGACACTGCTGCTCTGGTCCCTGCTGCAGGTGGGTGTGATGGGCACCAGCGCCGCCTTCGCCCCCAACCTGGCAGCCTACTGCACCTTCCGCTTCTTCAGCGGCATGGGCACCTCTGGCTTCACCCTCAATGGCATCAGCctga CCATGGAGTGGATCCCAACCCAGTTCCGGGCCATGGTGGCTGccatcctctcctgcagcctgaCTCTGGGCCAAATGTTCCTGGCTGGACTGGCATACGCCATCCGTGACTGGCGCCAGCTCCAGCTGGCATCCTCCGtgcccttcttcctcttcttcttctacAGCTG GTGGATCCCAGAGTCTGCACGCTGGCTCATCGTCAACCGCAGGCTTGAGATAGCACTGAGGAACCTGCGGCGGGTAGCCTGGATCAACGGCAAGAAGCTGGATGGGGAGGGCATCTCTCTGGAG gcactgaggctggagatgcagcaggaggaagagagCTCGGGGCCCTCCCGGCGCTCTGCCCTGGAGCTGTTCCGGACCGTGCCCATGCGTGTGGTCACCTGCTGCCTCATGCTGGTCTG GTTCGCCAATAGCTTCTCTTTCTACCACCTGGCCCTGGACCTGCAGCGCTTCACGGGCATCAGCATCTTCCTGGTGCAGCTGATCTTTGGGGCTGTGGACATACCCTTCCGCATGCTGGTGGCTGTGGCCACCAACCGCCTGGGGCGCCGGCTCACACTGGCCACCTGCCTGTCCCTGGGGGGACTCTTCATCCTAGCCAGCATCCCAGTGTCACAGG ACATGGAGGTGCTGCTGCTCACCCTGACTGTcctgggaaaagggcttttctcctcctgctccagctgctcctACCTGTACACCGCGGAGCTCTACCCCACCATCATCAG GCAGACAGGGCTGGGGGTCACTAACATGATGGCTCGGCTGGGAGCAGTGGCAGCCCCCATGGTGCAGATGACCCAggcctttgtttcctttctgccCCATGTCCTGTTTGGGGCAGTGCCCATCACAGCTGGCATCCTGGTCAATTGCTTACCAGAGACCTTGGGGGTTCCACTAGCTGACACGATGGTGCAGGTAGAGGAGAG agcaagaaagaaaaagagcaaGAAA